Proteins encoded in a region of the Flavobacterium sp. PMTSA4 genome:
- the ileS gene encoding isoleucine--tRNA ligase, which produces MSTKFTEYKGLDLPTVASEVLDFWKKNNVFEQSVTSREGATPYVFFEGPPSANGLPGIHHVMARAIKDIFCRYKTQKGFQVKRKAGWDTHGLPVELGTEKELGITKEDIGKTISVEEYNEACKRTVMRYTDVWNDLTEKMGYWVDMENPYVTYKSKYMETVWWLLKQIYNKDLLYKGYTIQPYSPKAGTGLSSHEVNQPGSYRDVTDTTVVAQFKTKPESLPSFLQGFGDVHILAWTTTPWTLPSNTALTVGPKIDYVLVETFNQYTFEPINVILAKPLVGKQFGGKYFESQSEEDFSNYKSDDKKIPYKVIAECKGADLVGIRYEQLLPLALPYQNPENAFRVISGDFVTTEDGTGIVHTAPTFGADDAKVAKEATPEVPPMLVLDENGNPAPLVDLQGRFIQGLGDYSGKYVKNEYYNDGEAPEKSVDVEIAIQLKEENKAFKVEKYVHSYPHCWRTDKPILYYPLDSWFIKVTEIKDRMFDLNETINWKPKATGEGRFGNWLKNANDWNLSRSRYWGIPLPIWRTEDKTEEILIGSVEELYNEIEKSIQAGFQSVNPFKGFEIGNMSEENYDLVDLHKNVVDDIVLVSVSGKPMKRETDLIDVWFDSGAMPYAQWHYPFENKDLVDNHKAFPADFIAEGVDQTRGWFYTLHAIGTLVFDQIAYKNVVSNGLVLDKNGQKMSKRLGNAVDPFETLAEYGPDATRWYMISNANPWDNLKFDIEGVAEVRRKFFGTLYNTYSFFALYANIDGFKYDEAEIPLAERPEIDRWILSELHTLIKLVDEAYADYEPTKAARAISDFVQENLSNWYVRLCRRRFWKGEYGTDKIAAYQTLYTCLLNVAKLSAPIAPFFMDKLYTDLVKATEKEDFSSVHLANFPVSVENFVDKSLESKMMKAQTVSSLVLSLRKKEMIKVRQPLQKVMIPILDETFRAEIEAVSDLIKAEVNVKEIELLDDASGVLVKQIKPNFKTLGPRFGKDMGLISKEIQNFSAEQIKEIETNNLITLVISGKSIILTSQDIEITSQDIPGWLVANANGITVALDITINEELKQEGIARELVNRIQNLRKDSGFEVTDKIKVKIQPFGDLVDAVRNNESYIKSETLTKDLVFEEKVDGFEIEFDEIKTKILISK; this is translated from the coding sequence ATGAGTACTAAGTTTACTGAATATAAAGGACTTGACTTGCCTACTGTAGCATCAGAAGTTCTTGATTTCTGGAAAAAAAATAATGTCTTTGAACAAAGTGTAACTTCACGTGAAGGTGCAACGCCATATGTGTTTTTTGAAGGTCCACCATCTGCAAATGGTTTGCCAGGAATTCACCACGTTATGGCGCGTGCCATTAAAGATATTTTTTGTCGTTACAAAACTCAAAAAGGTTTTCAAGTAAAAAGAAAAGCAGGTTGGGATACTCATGGTTTGCCAGTTGAGTTAGGAACCGAAAAAGAACTTGGAATCACCAAAGAAGATATCGGAAAAACCATTTCGGTTGAAGAATACAACGAAGCTTGTAAACGAACAGTAATGCGTTATACTGATGTTTGGAATGATTTAACTGAAAAAATGGGTTATTGGGTTGATATGGAAAATCCATATGTAACATACAAATCCAAATACATGGAAACGGTTTGGTGGCTTTTGAAACAAATTTATAACAAAGATTTGTTGTACAAAGGTTACACTATTCAACCCTATTCTCCAAAAGCTGGTACTGGATTATCTTCTCACGAGGTAAACCAACCAGGAAGTTATCGCGATGTTACTGATACAACGGTTGTAGCTCAATTTAAAACAAAACCAGAATCTTTACCAAGTTTTTTACAAGGTTTTGGCGATGTCCATATTTTAGCTTGGACAACAACGCCCTGGACATTACCAAGTAACACTGCTTTGACTGTTGGTCCAAAAATTGACTATGTTTTAGTTGAAACATTCAACCAATATACTTTTGAACCAATCAATGTAATTTTAGCTAAACCATTAGTTGGAAAACAATTTGGTGGAAAATATTTTGAATCACAATCAGAAGAGGATTTTTCAAATTATAAATCAGACGATAAAAAAATCCCATACAAAGTAATTGCTGAATGTAAAGGTGCAGATTTGGTTGGAATTCGTTACGAACAACTTTTACCTTTAGCATTGCCTTATCAAAATCCTGAGAATGCTTTTAGAGTAATTTCTGGAGATTTTGTTACAACCGAAGATGGAACCGGAATTGTACATACAGCGCCAACTTTTGGTGCTGATGATGCTAAAGTTGCTAAAGAAGCAACTCCAGAAGTTCCGCCAATGTTGGTTCTTGATGAAAATGGAAATCCTGCGCCATTAGTTGATTTACAAGGTAGATTTATTCAAGGTCTTGGCGATTATTCTGGCAAATATGTTAAAAATGAGTACTACAATGATGGTGAAGCTCCAGAAAAATCAGTTGATGTAGAAATTGCAATTCAATTAAAAGAAGAAAATAAAGCATTCAAAGTTGAAAAATACGTTCACAGTTATCCGCATTGTTGGAGAACTGACAAACCTATTTTATACTATCCGTTAGATTCTTGGTTCATCAAAGTAACTGAGATAAAAGACAGAATGTTTGACCTTAACGAAACCATCAACTGGAAACCAAAAGCTACAGGTGAAGGTCGTTTTGGTAATTGGTTAAAAAATGCAAACGATTGGAATTTGTCGCGTTCACGTTATTGGGGAATTCCATTGCCTATTTGGAGAACAGAAGACAAAACAGAAGAAATTCTAATTGGTTCAGTCGAAGAATTATACAACGAAATAGAAAAATCAATCCAAGCAGGTTTTCAATCCGTAAATCCTTTTAAAGGTTTTGAAATTGGAAACATGAGTGAAGAAAACTATGATTTGGTTGATTTACATAAAAATGTAGTTGATGATATTGTTTTAGTTTCAGTTTCAGGAAAACCAATGAAACGTGAAACTGATTTAATTGATGTTTGGTTCGATTCTGGTGCAATGCCATATGCACAATGGCATTATCCTTTTGAAAATAAAGATTTGGTTGATAATCACAAAGCATTTCCTGCCGATTTTATCGCAGAAGGTGTTGATCAAACTCGTGGTTGGTTTTATACTTTACATGCCATAGGAACTTTAGTTTTTGACCAAATTGCTTATAAAAACGTAGTTTCTAATGGTTTAGTTTTGGACAAAAACGGACAAAAAATGTCAAAACGTTTAGGAAATGCTGTTGATCCATTCGAAACATTAGCAGAATATGGCCCAGATGCAACACGTTGGTACATGATTTCTAATGCAAATCCTTGGGACAATTTGAAATTTGACATCGAAGGAGTTGCTGAAGTGCGTCGTAAATTCTTTGGAACATTATACAATACTTATTCGTTCTTTGCTCTATATGCAAATATTGATGGGTTTAAGTATGATGAAGCTGAAATTCCATTGGCAGAAAGACCAGAAATTGACCGTTGGATTTTATCAGAATTGCACACTTTGATAAAACTGGTTGATGAAGCTTATGCAGATTATGAACCAACAAAAGCGGCAAGAGCAATATCCGATTTCGTTCAAGAAAATTTGAGTAACTGGTACGTTCGTTTGTGTAGAAGAAGATTTTGGAAAGGCGAATATGGAACTGATAAAATTGCTGCATATCAAACACTTTACACTTGTTTGTTAAATGTAGCTAAGCTTTCTGCTCCAATCGCGCCATTTTTTATGGACAAATTATATACCGATTTAGTTAAAGCAACTGAAAAAGAAGATTTTAGCAGTGTTCACCTAGCAAATTTCCCTGTTTCGGTTGAAAACTTTGTTGATAAATCGTTGGAAAGCAAAATGATGAAGGCTCAAACAGTTTCTTCATTAGTTTTATCGCTTCGAAAAAAGGAAATGATTAAAGTACGTCAACCGCTGCAAAAGGTTATGATTCCTATACTTGACGAAACTTTTAGAGCTGAAATTGAAGCCGTTTCCGACCTTATAAAAGCAGAAGTAAACGTTAAAGAAATAGAACTTTTAGACGATGCTTCAGGTGTTTTAGTGAAGCAAATAAAACCAAATTTTAAAACACTTGGACCACGATTCGGGAAAGATATGGGATTGATTTCTAAAGAGATACAAAATTTCTCTGCCGAACAAATTAAAGAAATTGAGACCAATAACTTGATAACGCTTGTTATTTCAGGAAAAAGTATAATTTTAACATCCCAAGACATTGAGATTACTTCTCAAGATATTCCTGGTTGGCTGGTTGCCAATGCAAATGGCATAACTGTTGCATTAGACATTACCATCAATGAAGAATTAAAACAAGAAGGTATCGCAAGAGAGTTGGTAAACAGAATTCAAAACCTTAGAAAAGATTCAGGATTTGAAGTTACTGATAAAATAAAAGTAAAAATTCAACCTTTTGGTGATTTAGTAGATGCTGTTAGAAATAATGAAAGTTATATTAAATCGGAAACTCTAACCAAAGATTTGGTTTTTGAAGAAAAAGTAGATGGATTTGAAATTGAATTTGATGAAATAAAAACTAAAATATTAATCTCAAAATAG
- the recO gene encoding DNA repair protein RecO, producing the protein MLIKTKAIVISSLKYQEKSLIVKCFTQTDGLKSYFVPNAFTAKKSNQKIAYFQPFSILEIEANHKNKGTLEHFKEIKLAHSYQTIPTDIVKSSIILFLSEMLHHSIKEEEKNDNLFTFLETALLWLDNHEEITNFHLIFLLQMTKFFGFFPDNSNGNYFEMIDGVFAEYQGTSCLNFQETELLKKLLELKFDSSKKLFLASERQQLLKIIIDYYSIHLDGFKKPKSLEVLKEVFA; encoded by the coding sequence ATGCTAATAAAAACTAAAGCAATTGTAATTTCTTCTCTGAAGTATCAAGAAAAATCATTGATTGTAAAATGTTTTACTCAAACCGATGGTTTAAAAAGTTATTTTGTTCCCAATGCTTTTACAGCAAAAAAATCCAATCAAAAAATAGCTTATTTTCAACCTTTTTCGATTCTTGAAATTGAAGCTAATCATAAAAATAAAGGAACTTTAGAACATTTTAAAGAAATTAAATTAGCTCATTCCTATCAAACCATTCCAACTGATATTGTAAAAAGTTCCATAATATTATTTCTCTCCGAAATGTTGCATCACAGCATCAAAGAAGAAGAAAAAAACGATAACTTATTTACTTTTCTTGAAACTGCTTTACTTTGGCTCGACAATCATGAAGAAATTACCAATTTTCATTTGATTTTTTTACTTCAAATGACAAAATTTTTTGGCTTTTTCCCAGATAATTCCAACGGAAATTATTTTGAAATGATTGATGGAGTTTTTGCAGAATATCAAGGAACAAGTTGCCTTAATTTTCAAGAAACCGAACTGTTAAAAAAGCTTTTAGAACTGAAATTTGACAGCTCAAAAAAACTTTTTTTAGCTTCAGAACGTCAACAATTACTAAAAATCATAATCGATTACTATTCCATTCATCTCGATGGTTTTAAAAAACCTAAATCTTTGGAAGTTTTAAAAGAAGTTTTTGCATAA
- the porZ gene encoding type IX secretion system anionic LPS delivery protein PorZ, whose product MKNFCFALFIILFQIGFSQQNLQWNGYFSYNKISDITESSNKFFAAAENSVFSKNLATNEIIETNTIDGLSGETISAIYFSETYNKTIIGYQNGLMIVLDNQTGSVLNVVDIINKSIPANIKRVNHFMEYDGILYVSCDFGIVQYNLATLNFGDTYYIGPNGLEIKVFQTTIYNDEIYAVTQLYGIKKASITNPNLIDFNQWQDFNNGYWNGIVTFNNQLIATNTNNTVHKFNGSVSEEIFPINQTGLDTRVFNNYLIITTSNQVFVYNSSLTQIAYIQSSQVSSIPLSFNCATVINEKVYIGTNENGVISAPLSNLSEFEIIMPEGPTRNNIFSIHTNSSSLWAVYGGYDISYNPYTFLNFTLTTFGISKFSENQWLNIPYEEVLEAKALTRITSNPSDESQVYISSYNNGLLKLEADIPTTLFNESNSSLKSLDLNSTNNIRIGPATFDRNGNLWVTNSRVSNGLNVLKSNGQWQAYNMSSIIGNINNSDFGRIAIDNSGTKWMATWQDGVIAFNENSNIYKKITDGADTGNLPVYDVRALAIDNRSQVWIGTTKGLRVISSTGSFNNENQITANPIIILEDGLAQELLYEQFITDIVVDGSNRKWIATADSGAFLFSSNGQQTIYHFTKDNSPLPSNVVNDIAINETTGEIFFATDKGMISLKGIATKPADDLQNVYVYPNPVRPGYIGTIKIAQLVEKANIKITDIEGNLVYETTSTGGTIEWDGTAFGKYKVASGVYMIFVSSEDGSDTTVKKVMIIR is encoded by the coding sequence ATGAAAAATTTCTGTTTCGCACTTTTTATAATTCTTTTTCAAATTGGTTTTTCACAACAAAACCTTCAGTGGAATGGGTATTTTTCATATAATAAAATTAGCGATATTACCGAATCAAGCAATAAGTTTTTTGCCGCTGCTGAAAACAGTGTTTTTTCAAAAAATCTTGCAACTAATGAAATAATTGAGACTAACACAATCGATGGTTTATCAGGAGAAACAATCTCAGCAATCTATTTTAGCGAAACATATAACAAAACTATAATTGGCTATCAAAACGGATTGATGATTGTACTTGACAATCAAACTGGAAGTGTTTTAAATGTTGTAGACATTATCAATAAATCCATTCCGGCAAATATCAAAAGAGTCAATCATTTTATGGAATATGATGGAATTCTTTATGTTTCATGTGATTTTGGGATTGTTCAATATAATTTGGCAACATTAAATTTTGGCGATACTTATTATATTGGTCCAAATGGTCTTGAAATCAAAGTCTTTCAAACTACTATTTATAATGATGAAATTTACGCAGTAACTCAGTTATACGGTATAAAAAAAGCTTCAATAACCAACCCCAATCTTATTGATTTTAATCAATGGCAGGATTTTAATAATGGTTATTGGAATGGCATTGTAACTTTTAATAATCAATTGATAGCGACAAATACTAACAATACTGTTCATAAGTTTAATGGTTCTGTTTCTGAAGAAATCTTTCCAATAAATCAAACTGGTTTAGATACTAGGGTTTTTAATAATTATTTGATTATAACTACTTCAAATCAAGTTTTTGTTTATAATAGTTCGCTTACACAAATTGCTTATATACAAAGTTCTCAAGTTTCTTCAATTCCATTATCCTTCAATTGTGCGACTGTAATAAATGAAAAAGTATATATAGGAACAAACGAAAACGGAGTAATTTCGGCTCCTTTGTCTAACTTATCAGAATTTGAAATTATTATGCCTGAAGGACCAACAAGAAATAATATTTTTTCAATTCACACTAATTCTTCAAGTCTTTGGGCAGTTTATGGTGGTTATGATATATCTTATAATCCATATACTTTTTTAAATTTTACATTAACCACTTTTGGAATAAGTAAATTTTCTGAAAATCAGTGGTTAAACATTCCTTATGAAGAAGTTTTGGAAGCAAAAGCTTTAACTAGAATAACTTCAAACCCTTCAGATGAAAGCCAAGTTTATATAAGTTCATATAACAACGGTTTATTAAAATTGGAAGCCGATATTCCAACAACTCTTTTTAATGAAAGTAATAGTAGCTTAAAATCTCTTGATTTAAATTCTACTAATAATATCAGAATTGGTCCTGCAACTTTTGACAGAAATGGAAATCTTTGGGTAACCAATAGTCGTGTTAGCAATGGTTTAAATGTCTTAAAATCAAACGGGCAATGGCAAGCATACAATATGTCAAGTATAATTGGCAATATTAACAACAGTGATTTTGGCAGAATAGCCATTGATAATAGCGGAACCAAGTGGATGGCGACATGGCAAGATGGCGTCATTGCATTTAATGAAAATAGTAACATTTATAAAAAAATTACGGATGGTGCTGATACAGGAAATCTTCCTGTCTATGATGTTAGAGCTTTAGCAATTGACAACAGAAGTCAAGTTTGGATAGGAACAACAAAAGGATTAAGAGTTATTTCAAGTACTGGAAGTTTTAATAACGAAAATCAAATTACAGCAAATCCTATAATTATACTTGAAGACGGATTGGCTCAAGAATTGCTTTACGAACAATTTATAACCGATATTGTTGTAGATGGCTCCAACAGAAAATGGATTGCGACAGCTGATTCTGGTGCTTTTCTTTTTTCTTCAAATGGTCAACAAACCATCTATCACTTTACAAAAGATAATTCTCCATTACCAAGTAATGTTGTAAATGACATTGCTATTAACGAGACAACAGGCGAAATTTTCTTTGCTACAGATAAAGGAATGATTTCGTTGAAAGGAATTGCAACTAAACCCGCAGATGACTTACAGAATGTATATGTTTATCCAAATCCGGTTCGTCCTGGATATATTGGTACTATTAAAATTGCGCAATTAGTCGAAAAAGCCAATATTAAAATCACAGATATTGAAGGTAATTTAGTTTATGAAACCACATCAACTGGCGGAACAATTGAATGGGACGGAACTGCTTTCGGGAAATATAAAGTTGCATCTGGTGTTTACATGATTTTTGTTTCTTCAGAAGATGGTTCTGACACTACTGTAAAAAAAGTGATGATTATTAGATAA
- a CDS encoding LVIVD repeat-containing protein: MKTIKLLLITCCVALFFSCSNDDKSNGEAIFAVPILKTKAAIRSGISVVAARQTNSDGKIYVTENDLFYIAQEDGVHIFDNTNPASPTNTVFLNIEGVHDIAVKGNYLYADNYMDLLVFDISDLNNITLVRTVENVVEFYAAFPEEAEFYDYTIYPNEDEIVVGYQLETRERPSGQELIFANDATTGVFESASGGSVGTGGSYARFQINNNALYTVDSYKLNVFNITNPLTTFFDKSIYMETWFGGQLETLFKQKQYLFVGATTGMHIVDAEDEFNPFYVSSFSHATACDPVVVWENTAYITIRSGNTCGAIDDQINVIDLNNIQNPSLVSTYLTSQPKGLGVKQNALYVCTADGLKVFDATNSSSLTLQNTYQENVSDVIALDSHLIAVGPNRIVQYNYGANFTLQPINVLTF, encoded by the coding sequence ATGAAAACAATAAAACTTTTATTAATTACTTGTTGTGTTGCTCTATTTTTTTCTTGTAGCAATGATGACAAATCAAATGGAGAAGCAATTTTTGCTGTTCCAATTTTAAAAACAAAAGCCGCCATTAGAAGCGGCATTTCGGTTGTAGCTGCAAGACAAACAAACTCTGATGGAAAAATTTATGTAACTGAAAACGACTTGTTTTATATAGCACAAGAAGATGGTGTTCATATTTTTGACAACACAAATCCAGCTTCACCAACAAATACTGTTTTTCTAAATATTGAAGGTGTTCATGACATTGCTGTTAAAGGGAATTATCTTTATGCAGACAATTATATGGATTTATTAGTTTTTGATATTTCTGATTTGAATAACATAACATTAGTAAGAACTGTTGAAAATGTAGTAGAATTTTATGCTGCTTTTCCTGAAGAAGCAGAATTTTATGATTATACAATATATCCAAACGAGGATGAGATTGTTGTGGGCTATCAATTAGAAACCCGAGAAAGACCAAGCGGTCAAGAATTAATTTTTGCTAATGATGCCACAACAGGAGTTTTTGAATCGGCTTCTGGAGGTTCAGTTGGAACTGGTGGTTCATATGCTCGTTTTCAAATTAATAACAATGCATTGTATACTGTTGACAGTTACAAGTTAAATGTGTTTAATATCACAAATCCATTAACTACTTTTTTTGATAAATCAATTTATATGGAAACTTGGTTTGGCGGACAGTTAGAAACACTTTTTAAACAAAAACAATATTTATTTGTTGGTGCAACAACTGGAATGCATATTGTTGATGCTGAAGATGAGTTCAATCCGTTTTATGTTTCAAGTTTTTCTCATGCAACAGCTTGCGATCCAGTTGTAGTTTGGGAAAATACAGCTTATATAACCATTAGAAGCGGAAATACTTGTGGTGCAATTGATGACCAAATTAATGTAATTGATTTGAATAATATTCAAAACCCAAGTTTGGTTTCAACTTATTTAACGAGTCAACCTAAAGGATTAGGTGTTAAACAAAATGCATTATATGTTTGTACAGCTGATGGACTTAAAGTTTTTGATGCAACGAATAGTTCTTCATTAACGCTTCAAAACACATATCAAGAAAATGTAAGCGACGTAATAGCTTTAGATTCACATTTAATAGCTGTTGGTCCAAATAGAATAGTTCAGTACAATTATGGAGCTAATTTTACCTTGCAACCCATAAATGTATTAACATTTTAA
- a CDS encoding succinylglutamate desuccinylase/aspartoacylase family protein: MKKQSQKELIILKETILPGESKTINMEIAKLQTMTKLKIPIIVERSKKPGPTVLFSAGLHGDEINGVEIVRQLITQKINKPVIGTIICIPVLNVFGFVNQSRQFPDGRDLNRVFPGSKTGSLASRFAYYILKEVIPHVDYIVDFHAGGASRFNAPQIRIVPNDTELKALSEVFNAPFGLYSKNISGSFRNSCTKLGKKILLFEGGKSAHIDLHITKEGIEGSKRFLEHLNMLSSKHKAIQPLKNTIYIKKSSWIRANSSGMFHVEVKINSFVEKGQLLATISDPYGKVEHKVKAPNSGYIINVNDASIVYQGDAIFHISNTLEND; the protein is encoded by the coding sequence ATGAAAAAACAGTCACAAAAAGAATTAATTATACTTAAGGAAACCATTTTGCCTGGCGAAAGCAAAACCATTAATATGGAAATTGCTAAGCTACAAACGATGACAAAATTGAAAATTCCCATTATTGTGGAACGTTCAAAAAAACCCGGACCAACAGTTTTGTTTTCAGCAGGTTTGCATGGCGATGAAATTAATGGAGTTGAAATTGTGAGGCAATTAATTACCCAAAAAATAAACAAACCAGTTATTGGAACTATAATTTGTATTCCTGTTTTGAATGTTTTTGGTTTTGTAAATCAATCACGCCAATTTCCTGATGGTCGCGATTTGAATAGAGTTTTCCCTGGAAGTAAAACGGGTTCGTTGGCTAGCAGATTTGCCTATTATATTTTGAAAGAAGTTATTCCACATGTTGATTATATTGTTGATTTTCATGCTGGCGGTGCGAGTCGCTTTAATGCACCACAAATTAGAATTGTGCCAAATGATACAGAATTAAAGGCACTTTCAGAGGTTTTTAATGCACCATTTGGATTGTATTCTAAGAATATTTCGGGAAGTTTTAGAAATTCTTGTACCAAGCTTGGAAAAAAAATTCTCCTTTTTGAAGGAGGAAAATCGGCACATATCGATTTGCATATTACCAAAGAAGGAATTGAAGGTTCGAAACGGTTTTTAGAACATTTGAATATGCTTTCTTCAAAACATAAAGCCATTCAACCGCTTAAAAATACTATTTACATCAAAAAATCAAGCTGGATTAGAGCCAATTCTTCAGGAATGTTTCATGTAGAGGTGAAAATTAATTCATTTGTTGAAAAAGGTCAGTTGTTAGCAACAATTTCTGATCCTTACGGAAAGGTTGAACACAAGGTAAAAGCTCCAAATTCGGGCTATATAATTAATGTTAATGATGCCTCAATTGTTTATCAAGGCGATGCAATATTTCATATTTCAAATACTTTAGAAAATGACTAA
- a CDS encoding TraR/DksA family transcriptional regulator, whose product MVEEKMRYSDADLAEFKEIIVKKIEKAQADLELIKSAYMNDLNNGTDDTSPTFKAFEEGSETMSKEANSQLAIRQEKFIRDLKNALFRVENKTYGICKVTGKLISKERLRVVPHATMSIEAKNLQR is encoded by the coding sequence ATGGTAGAAGAAAAAATGAGATACTCCGATGCTGATTTAGCAGAGTTCAAAGAAATTATAGTAAAAAAAATTGAAAAAGCACAAGCAGATTTAGAACTGATAAAAAGTGCTTATATGAATGACTTAAACAATGGTACAGATGATACTTCGCCTACGTTTAAAGCATTTGAAGAAGGAAGTGAAACAATGAGTAAAGAAGCTAATTCACAATTAGCTATTCGTCAGGAAAAATTCATTCGTGACCTAAAAAATGCTCTTTTCCGTGTTGAAAATAAAACGTATGGAATTTGCAAAGTAACTGGCAAATTAATCAGCAAAGAACGTTTAAGAGTTGTTCCTCATGCTACTATGAGTATTGAAGCAAAAAATTTACAACGATAA
- a CDS encoding lipoprotein signal peptidase has protein sequence MSLRNSVLIIFLVLLIDQFSKIYVKTNFIYGEAGQIDVANWFKLMLIENEGMAWGAKIPGDYGKLILTVFRIFAVGGIAYWLYDSSKKHSSRFLMVAISLIFAGAVGNIIDSIFYGVIFDDSYNHLAVMFSENPYGTWFHGKVVDMFYFPIIRDYPMPEWVPFIGGKPFTFFNAIFNVADVAISTGVGILIVFNKKAFAKKVSIGTNERFE, from the coding sequence ATGTCTTTACGCAATTCTGTCTTAATCATATTTCTAGTTTTATTAATCGACCAATTTTCAAAAATCTATGTCAAAACTAATTTCATTTATGGTGAAGCAGGACAAATTGATGTAGCCAACTGGTTTAAATTGATGCTAATTGAAAACGAAGGAATGGCTTGGGGTGCAAAAATTCCTGGCGATTATGGAAAATTAATTTTAACTGTTTTTAGAATATTTGCAGTTGGCGGAATTGCCTACTGGTTATACGATTCAAGCAAAAAACACAGTTCAAGATTTTTAATGGTTGCTATTTCTCTAATTTTTGCTGGCGCTGTTGGAAACATAATTGACTCTATTTTCTACGGAGTTATTTTTGATGATAGTTACAATCATTTAGCCGTTATGTTCTCTGAAAATCCTTATGGAACATGGTTTCATGGAAAAGTGGTTGACATGTTTTATTTTCCAATTATTAGAGATTATCCAATGCCAGAATGGGTTCCTTTTATTGGCGGAAAACCTTTTACTTTTTTCAACGCTATTTTTAATGTTGCTGATGTTGCTATTTCAACTGGAGTTGGAATATTAATTGTTTTCAATAAAAAAGCATTTGCAAAAAAAGTTTCTATCGGAACGAATGAACGTTTCGAGTAG
- a CDS encoding 5-formyltetrahydrofolate cyclo-ligase: protein MTKKELRTKYKALRAQLSTNEVEEMSLQIANQLLKLDIWKNTFFHIFLPIREKNEVDTEFILQILHGKDKEIVVSKSNFETLKMHHFLLTENTKLKKNEYNIDEPVYGLSVPDDMIDVIFVPLLAYDKNGNRVGYGKGFYDHFLLDCRFDSIKIGLSFFEPEEEFIDDVSVTDIPLDYCVTTRNVHSFR from the coding sequence ATGACTAAAAAAGAATTACGAACAAAATATAAAGCACTTCGCGCTCAACTTTCGACAAATGAAGTAGAAGAAATGAGTTTGCAGATAGCCAATCAGTTATTGAAATTAGACATTTGGAAGAATACTTTTTTTCACATTTTTTTGCCAATTAGAGAAAAAAATGAAGTCGATACAGAGTTTATACTGCAAATTCTTCATGGGAAAGACAAGGAAATTGTGGTTTCGAAAAGCAATTTTGAAACGCTGAAAATGCATCATTTTTTATTAACAGAAAACACAAAACTTAAGAAAAACGAATATAATATTGATGAACCAGTTTATGGGTTGAGTGTTCCCGATGATATGATTGATGTGATTTTTGTACCACTATTGGCGTATGATAAAAACGGCAATAGAGTTGGTTATGGCAAAGGATTTTATGATCACTTTTTGTTAGATTGCAGATTCGATTCTATTAAAATAGGGCTTTCGTTTTTTGAACCTGAAGAAGAATTTATCGATGATGTTTCGGTTACCGATATTCCGCTAGATTATTGTGTAACTACTCGAAACGTTCATTCGTTCCGATAG